One part of the Oceanihabitans sp. IOP_32 genome encodes these proteins:
- the sprA gene encoding cell surface protein SprA, with amino-acid sequence MNKTSPNSYKLIRHYFFLVSAALLSVSLWSQQPMQDSIISGFSMGKIKTPNPSSIESKYTFDPVTNRYIYTEKIGDYNVNYPVILTPKEYFDLVAKENLKAYYKEKIDAFDGKKQGAKEGQKNLIPEFYVKSDFFTSIFGSDTIQVIPQGSVEMDLGVLFSKQDNPAFSPKNKSNFTFDFDQRISLSLLGKVGTRLQVTANYDTQASYDFQDIIKLEYTPTEDDIIQKIEVGNVSMPLNSSLITGAQSLFGVKAQLQFGKTTVTGVFSEQKSQANTVVAQGGGTLEEFDLFIRDYDENRHYFLAQYFRETYDAALKTYPYINNKGLQITRLEVWVTNRGNRTDNVRNIVAFQDLGETNVIGLQTPPPGFVNASLGAIPDNGNNNFDPTAIGSTSLLTEAVRDVATVQSGILAANVNEGLDYAKLENARKLIGGQEYHLNKDLGYISLNQRLNNDEILAVAFQFTIGGQVYQVGEFANDGVEATDVETNAAGEITRVTNKNLVLKLLKSSITDVNQPIWKLMMKNIYDTGAYNLSQDDFKLNIFYNEASPLNFITPVGSTAFPAPGPNEDPLNETPLLRVFNLDKLNFNNDPQSKGDGFFDFVPNITVLPETGKIIFPSVEPFGEYLFNKLALSPSENYEIETSYNENQAKYVYTALYKSTKKAALEVGEKNKFKLKGRYKSVGGGGIPIPFGAARGSVTVTAGGRVLVEGVDYVVNYASARVEILDEALKASNTPINVSSENNAVFGQQTKRFTGINVEHKFNDNFVLGGTLLNLNERPITQKANYGSEPINNTIFGFNGNYSVEVPFLTRLVNKLPNIDTDVESNISIRGEFAYLAPGAPKGTSLRGEATSYIDDFEGSQGSIDLKSQQSWYLSSTPFDTNLGYTSVTDPNSALNLQNGYQRALLNWYTIDPIFYSNRRPAGISDDDVSSLFTSRVFINELFPERDLVQGQNAVLYTLDLAYYPSERGPYNFNPAANGNVLPNPQQNWAGITRAITSTDFEEANVEYIEFWLQDPFQENAANPGGKLVFNLGNISEDVLPDGRKQYENGLPDSSNNAFTTETSWGQTPANQSLVYAFDTTGQDRVLQDVGYDGLSDADEKNKFPAFAALDDPANDNYKYFLDAEGDIFERYKKYNGVEGNTPDTFSDTVRAGNTQPDTEDINRDNTMNTINSYFEYELAITRQNLPESESDLNNLPSTNPIREFLKDIKVRPRLLPNGDSKNVRWYQFRIPVQGSHVKSVGGINDLRSIRFARVYLKEFTENTVFRFGSLDLVRSDWTRYTRPLDKNDPTPSDPQTDFSVGVIGTLENESSYQRPPGIEPEELYNNNTVVRQNEQSLVANVCNLEAQDSKAVYKNISIDMRQYKRLRMFMHAESGESSRVLNNNDIVGFIRIGNDLTENYYQIEMPLQVSTSTTREGLWPEENHINLPIDVLGQIKSVGISNGTLTNLDPTFYDVINGQAVPISGDQYSNYVAGQHRIAIKGNPNFGDIRTLMIGLKNATNRDDVCAEVWFNELRLSDLDNEGGWAAVLGVDSNIADFANISATGRQSTSGFGTIDQGPSQRSLEDVQQYDFVTNVNLGQLLPKKWGIQLPFNYGQSEELITPKFDQFYKDLTLDSRLEAANSKAERDVIKEQSEDYTRRQSINFIGVRKERSADAKPRIYDVENLTLNYSYNKVEHRDFEIENSVNKTLRVGANYAYNFNPLTVEPFKKNDSLFTGRYWKLLKDFNLNLLPTSFALNTDINRQFNKLKFRDIDLGGGNIGIEELYRRNYTFDFQYTINYNLTKALSLNFTAANNNIVRNYFKDNIVNGEQDPSLDVWDGFLDFGDPNRQNQDLGITYELPLHKIPTLSFLKSTYQYAGNFQWQKGSDLYGEVLGGEVNTIQNANTHNINSTLDMNRFYKYIGLEKKRVRNVRTRAPQGTNQNTKPEQTQNKSGKNVLDFGVDILTSVKRIQFNYSENNGTHLPGYTQTPGFIGTLKPTLGYTFGSQSNIRDLAARRGWLTVYPEFNQQYTETHTKQFDISANLEPINDLKIDLVGNRTYYKNYNENYRVDPNTLEYQSLTPNTFGNFNISTVLIKTAFSKSDETTSNAFNDFRANRKIIADRLAQKFYGTSSYARDADGYPLGFGKNNQSVLLPAFLAAYSGQDASKVKTSAFRNIPIPNWDLKYTGFMKMDWFKKRFKRFSLTHGYRSTYTINQFSTNLNLNLNAGANEAPVPGLDYASQPSEALDQSGNFKNETLFSNINLTELFSPLIRIDFEMKNSVKILAEIKKDRLLSLSFDNNLMTEIQGNEYIFGLGYRIKDVRIRSQLAGPRKRIVSDLNMKADVSVRENKTIIRYLDLENNQVTSGQTIWGLKYSADYAFSNNLTAIFYFDYTFSEYAISTAFPQTTIRSGLTLRYNFGN; translated from the coding sequence TTGAATAAAACTTCCCCAAATTCTTATAAATTAATTAGACATTACTTTTTTTTAGTTAGTGCAGCTCTATTATCGGTTTCCCTTTGGTCTCAACAACCCATGCAAGACTCCATAATATCTGGGTTTAGTATGGGTAAAATTAAAACTCCAAACCCTAGTAGTATCGAGTCTAAATACACCTTCGATCCCGTAACCAATCGTTATATCTACACTGAAAAAATAGGAGATTACAACGTGAATTATCCTGTTATATTAACACCAAAGGAGTATTTTGATTTGGTGGCAAAAGAAAATTTAAAAGCCTACTATAAAGAAAAAATTGATGCTTTCGATGGTAAAAAACAAGGGGCTAAAGAGGGCCAGAAAAATTTAATCCCAGAGTTTTATGTAAAGTCCGATTTCTTTACTTCAATTTTTGGTAGTGATACCATTCAAGTTATTCCTCAAGGGTCTGTCGAGATGGATTTGGGTGTTTTATTTTCAAAACAAGACAACCCTGCTTTCTCACCCAAAAATAAAAGTAATTTTACCTTCGATTTTGATCAGCGCATTAGCTTAAGCCTGTTGGGTAAAGTGGGTACGCGACTTCAGGTAACCGCAAATTATGATACCCAAGCGAGTTACGATTTTCAAGATATTATTAAATTAGAATACACACCTACAGAAGACGATATTATTCAGAAAATAGAAGTGGGTAACGTAAGTATGCCTTTAAACAGTTCGCTAATTACTGGGGCACAAAGTTTGTTTGGTGTAAAAGCCCAATTACAGTTTGGTAAAACGACAGTTACTGGAGTGTTTTCTGAACAAAAATCTCAAGCCAATACCGTTGTGGCTCAAGGTGGTGGAACACTTGAGGAATTCGATTTGTTTATTAGAGATTACGACGAAAATAGACACTACTTTTTAGCGCAGTATTTTAGAGAGACTTACGATGCCGCCTTAAAAACCTATCCGTATATAAACAATAAAGGATTACAAATTACACGTTTGGAAGTTTGGGTAACTAACCGAGGTAACAGAACAGATAATGTTCGAAATATTGTGGCTTTTCAAGACTTGGGAGAAACCAATGTTATTGGCTTGCAAACACCACCACCAGGTTTTGTAAATGCGTCGTTAGGAGCCATTCCAGATAATGGTAATAACAATTTTGATCCGACGGCCATTGGCTCAACTAGCTTGCTTACCGAAGCTGTTAGAGATGTGGCTACCGTGCAATCGGGTATTTTAGCAGCTAATGTTAATGAGGGTTTAGATTATGCCAAATTAGAAAATGCCAGAAAACTTATTGGCGGACAAGAATACCATTTAAATAAAGATTTGGGGTATATTTCGTTAAATCAGCGTTTAAATAACGACGAGATTTTAGCCGTGGCGTTTCAGTTTACCATAGGAGGACAAGTGTATCAAGTTGGTGAGTTTGCTAATGATGGGGTTGAAGCTACCGATGTAGAAACCAACGCCGCTGGTGAGATAACAAGAGTGACCAATAAGAACCTGGTTTTAAAATTGTTAAAAAGTAGTATAACAGATGTTAATCAACCCATTTGGAAGTTGATGATGAAAAACATTTACGATACCGGCGCTTATAATTTAAGTCAAGACGATTTTAAACTGAATATTTTTTATAATGAAGCTTCACCATTAAATTTCATCACACCTGTAGGATCTACAGCATTTCCAGCACCTGGCCCAAATGAAGATCCGCTCAATGAAACTCCGTTATTAAGAGTTTTTAATCTCGATAAATTAAACTTTAATAACGATCCTCAGTCCAAAGGTGATGGTTTTTTCGATTTTGTGCCCAATATAACCGTGTTACCAGAAACAGGAAAAATAATTTTTCCGAGTGTAGAGCCTTTTGGAGAATATCTCTTTAACAAACTAGCGCTTAGTCCTTCAGAAAATTATGAGATTGAAACCTCGTATAACGAAAACCAAGCCAAGTATGTTTACACTGCATTGTATAAAAGCACCAAAAAAGCAGCTTTAGAAGTTGGAGAAAAAAATAAATTCAAATTAAAAGGCCGTTATAAATCGGTTGGTGGCGGTGGTATTCCCATACCATTTGGTGCTGCTCGAGGTTCTGTTACCGTAACAGCTGGTGGGCGTGTTTTGGTAGAAGGTGTGGACTATGTAGTGAATTACGCCTCGGCAAGGGTAGAGATTTTAGATGAAGCCTTAAAAGCATCCAACACACCAATAAATGTATCTTCAGAAAATAATGCGGTGTTTGGCCAGCAAACCAAACGATTTACGGGTATAAATGTAGAACATAAATTTAATGATAACTTTGTTTTAGGCGGAACGCTTTTAAATCTAAACGAACGACCAATAACTCAAAAAGCCAATTACGGCTCAGAACCCATTAATAATACCATTTTTGGTTTTAATGGTAATTATTCTGTTGAAGTACCATTTTTAACACGCTTAGTAAATAAATTGCCCAATATAGATACCGATGTCGAGTCTAATATATCTATACGTGGTGAGTTTGCATATTTAGCTCCTGGCGCGCCCAAAGGGACCAGTCTAAGAGGTGAAGCGACATCGTATATAGACGACTTTGAAGGCTCGCAGGGTAGTATTGACCTGAAGTCACAACAATCTTGGTATTTGTCGAGTACACCGTTTGACACTAATTTGGGATATACCAGTGTTACAGATCCAAATAGTGCATTAAACCTACAAAACGGTTACCAGCGGGCCTTGTTAAATTGGTATACTATCGATCCCATTTTTTACAGTAACAGACGACCAGCAGGGATTTCAGACGATGATGTTTCAAGTTTGTTTACAAGCCGTGTTTTTATTAACGAATTATTCCCAGAACGCGATTTAGTACAGGGGCAAAATGCAGTGCTATATACTCTAGATCTGGCTTATTATCCTTCAGAAAGAGGGCCTTATAACTTTAATCCAGCGGCAAATGGTAATGTCTTACCAAATCCGCAGCAAAATTGGGCGGGCATTACGCGCGCCATAACATCAACAGATTTTGAGGAGGCCAATGTAGAATATATTGAGTTTTGGTTGCAAGATCCTTTTCAAGAAAACGCTGCAAATCCGGGAGGAAAACTGGTATTTAATTTAGGTAATATATCTGAAGATGTGTTGCCAGATGGTAGAAAGCAATATGAAAACGGACTGCCAGACTCCTCAAATAACGCCTTTACCACAGAGACTTCTTGGGGACAAACGCCAGCAAATCAATCTTTAGTGTATGCTTTCGATACCACAGGCCAAGACAGAGTGCTTCAAGATGTGGGTTACGATGGCTTAAGCGATGCGGACGAAAAAAATAAGTTTCCAGCTTTTGCAGCTTTAGATGATCCTGCTAACGATAATTACAAGTATTTTTTAGATGCTGAAGGCGATATTTTTGAACGTTACAAAAAATACAATGGTGTGGAAGGTAATACGCCCGATACATTTTCTGATACCGTTAGAGCAGGTAATACACAGCCAGACACAGAAGATATTAATCGGGATAATACCATGAATACCATTAATAGTTATTTTGAATACGAATTAGCTATAACCCGTCAAAATTTACCCGAATCGGAATCCGATTTAAATAATTTACCCAGCACAAATCCGATTAGAGAATTTTTAAAAGACATTAAAGTAAGGCCTCGATTATTACCCAATGGCGATTCTAAAAATGTACGTTGGTATCAATTTAGAATCCCTGTTCAGGGCAGTCACGTAAAATCGGTAGGCGGAATAAACGATTTAAGGTCTATAAGATTTGCGCGGGTCTATCTTAAAGAATTTACCGAGAATACCGTATTTCGTTTTGGAAGCTTAGATTTAGTACGAAGTGATTGGACGCGTTATACCAGACCCCTAGATAAAAACGACCCAACACCAAGCGATCCCCAAACCGATTTCTCTGTTGGAGTAATTGGAACTTTAGAAAACGAAAGCAGTTACCAAAGACCTCCAGGAATAGAACCCGAAGAGTTGTATAATAATAACACAGTGGTTAGACAAAACGAACAATCTCTGGTAGCAAATGTGTGTAATTTAGAAGCCCAAGACTCGAAAGCCGTATATAAAAATATTAGTATTGATATGCGTCAATACAAACGTTTAAGAATGTTTATGCACGCCGAATCGGGGGAGTCTTCTCGAGTTTTAAATAATAATGACATCGTCGGTTTTATTCGTATTGGAAACGATTTAACCGAAAATTACTATCAAATAGAGATGCCTTTACAGGTGTCCACATCAACAACAAGAGAGGGGCTTTGGCCTGAGGAAAATCATATTAATTTACCAATTGATGTGCTCGGACAAATCAAATCGGTGGGAATATCTAACGGTACTTTAACTAATTTAGATCCTACGTTTTACGATGTTATTAATGGACAAGCCGTTCCAATTTCTGGCGATCAGTATTCAAACTATGTGGCAGGACAACATCGAATTGCTATTAAGGGAAATCCTAATTTTGGAGACATAAGAACACTTATGATAGGATTAAAAAACGCCACCAATAGAGACGATGTCTGTGCCGAAGTTTGGTTTAATGAATTGCGTTTATCCGATTTAGATAACGAAGGAGGCTGGGCAGCCGTGTTAGGAGTAGATAGTAATATCGCAGATTTTGCAAATATTAGCGCTACAGGCCGACAAAGCACCTCCGGATTTGGAACTATAGACCAAGGCCCAAGTCAACGCAGTCTTGAAGACGTTCAGCAATACGATTTCGTAACTAATGTTAATTTAGGACAATTATTACCTAAAAAATGGGGCATTCAACTGCCTTTTAATTATGGTCAGAGTGAAGAGCTTATCACTCCTAAATTCGATCAGTTTTACAAAGATTTAACTTTAGATTCGAGGTTAGAGGCCGCAAATAGTAAGGCTGAACGAGATGTAATAAAAGAACAATCTGAAGATTATACGAGACGCCAAAGCATCAACTTTATTGGGGTTAGAAAAGAACGGTCGGCAGACGCGAAACCGCGTATTTACGATGTGGAGAACTTAACTTTAAACTACTCCTATAACAAAGTAGAACATCGCGATTTCGAAATCGAAAACTCGGTAAATAAAACATTACGGGTGGGAGCCAATTATGCCTATAATTTTAACCCGCTTACAGTAGAGCCTTTTAAAAAGAACGATTCCCTATTTACAGGGCGTTACTGGAAACTGTTAAAAGATTTTAACCTTAACTTATTACCAACAAGTTTTGCATTAAATACCGATATAAACCGACAATTTAATAAGTTAAAATTTAGAGATATAGATTTAGGAGGTGGTAATATTGGTATAGAAGAGTTGTACCGACGTAACTACACGTTCGATTTTCAATATACCATAAACTATAATCTCACAAAAGCTTTAAGTTTAAACTTTACAGCGGCTAATAATAATATTGTTCGTAACTACTTTAAAGACAATATTGTTAACGGAGAGCAAGACCCCAGTCTAGATGTTTGGGATGGTTTTTTAGATTTTGGCGATCCCAATAGGCAAAATCAAGATTTGGGAATTACCTACGAATTGCCCCTACATAAAATCCCAACCCTTAGCTTTTTAAAGTCGACCTATCAATATGCTGGAAATTTCCAATGGCAAAAAGGCTCCGATTTGTATGGTGAAGTTCTGGGGGGCGAGGTTAACACCATTCAAAATGCAAACACCCATAATATTAATTCAACCTTAGATATGAATAGGTTTTATAAATATATTGGATTAGAAAAAAAACGGGTTAGAAATGTTAGAACTAGAGCCCCACAGGGAACAAATCAAAACACAAAGCCAGAACAAACGCAAAACAAATCGGGTAAAAATGTATTAGACTTTGGTGTAGATATCTTAACGAGCGTTAAAAGAATTCAGTTTAATTACTCTGAAAATAACGGCACGCATTTACCAGGTTATACGCAAACCCCTGGGTTTATTGGGACTTTAAAACCAACTTTAGGTTATACCTTTGGGAGTCAAAGTAACATTAGAGATCTTGCTGCCAGAAGGGGTTGGTTAACTGTGTATCCAGAATTTAATCAACAATATACAGAAACCCATACTAAGCAGTTTGATATTTCGGCTAATTTAGAGCCCATTAACGATTTAAAAATTGATCTGGTTGGTAACAGAACGTACTATAAGAATTATAATGAAAATTATAGAGTAGATCCAAACACCTTAGAATACCAATCGCTAACGCCAAATACCTTTGGGAACTTTAATATATCGACTGTTTTAATTAAAACGGCATTTTCTAAAAGTGATGAAACCACATCGAATGCCTTTAACGACTTTAGAGCCAATAGAAAAATAATTGCCGACCGACTTGCTCAGAAATTTTATGGAACCTCTAGCTATGCCAGGGATGCCGATGGTTATCCATTAGGCTTCGGTAAAAACAATCAGTCGGTTTTACTACCTGCATTCTTAGCAGCTTATTCTGGACAAGATGCTAGTAAAGTTAAAACAAGTGCCTTTAGAAATATACCAATTCCTAACTGGGATTTAAAATACACTGGGTTTATGAAAATGGATTGGTTTAAAAAACGCTTTAAGCGCTTCTCGTTAACACACGGGTACCGATCTACATATACCATTAATCAGTTTAGCACGAACCTAAATTTAAATTTAAATGCTGGCGCCAACGAAGCTCCTGTTCCGGGATTAGACTATGCCAGCCAACCTTCTGAAGCCTTAGACCAATCGGGTAATTTTAAAAACGAAACCTTGTTTAGTAATATCAATTTAACCGAGTTGTTTAGTCCTTTAATTCGTATAGATTTTGAAATGAAAAATTCGGTAAAAATTCTTGCGGAAATTAAAAAAGACAGATTGCTTTCACTTAGTTTTGACAATAATTTAATGACCGAAATACAAGGTAATGAGTACATTTTTGGATTAGGGTATAGAATAAAAGATGTGCGAATTCGCTCGCAGCTTGCGGGGCCAAGAAAACGTATTGTAAGCGATTTAAACATGAAAGCAGATGTATCGGTAAGAGAAAACAAAACCATTATACGTTATTTAGATCTAGAGAATAATCAAGTAACTAGTGGGCAAACTATTTGGGGGTTAAAATACTCAGCAGATTATGCCTTTAGTAATAATTTAACAGCAATCTTTTATTTCGACTACACGTTTTCAGAATATGCTATATCAACCGCATTTCCGCAAACAACCATCCGCTCAGGATTAACGCTGAGGTATAATTTTGGTAATTAA
- the ruvA gene encoding Holliday junction branch migration protein RuvA, with protein sequence MITHIQGKLTEKNPTHVVIDCNGVGYMLNISLHTYSQIPEGELLKLYTHLQVKEDAHTLYGFSSLAEREIFRLLISVSGIGTSIARTMLSSLTPKQVREGIAVGDVALIQSIKGIGAKTAQRVIIELKDKILKIYDIDEVSVSKDNTNKDEALSALEVLGFVKKQAERVVEKILKAEPDANVETIIKQALKNL encoded by the coding sequence ATGATTACACATATTCAAGGAAAGCTCACAGAAAAAAACCCAACACATGTTGTTATCGATTGCAACGGTGTAGGGTATATGCTAAATATTTCCTTACATACCTATTCTCAAATTCCAGAAGGCGAACTTTTAAAATTGTACACCCATCTTCAAGTTAAAGAAGATGCACATACACTTTATGGGTTTTCATCTTTAGCCGAACGCGAAATTTTTAGATTGCTAATTTCTGTTAGTGGCATTGGTACCAGTATAGCGCGTACCATGTTATCGTCGTTAACGCCAAAACAGGTTCGAGAAGGTATAGCTGTGGGTGATGTCGCCTTAATTCAGTCCATAAAAGGTATTGGAGCAAAAACGGCGCAACGTGTTATTATAGAATTAAAGGACAAGATTTTAAAGATTTACGACATAGACGAGGTTTCCGTTTCAAAAGACAATACAAATAAAGACGAAGCGTTATCTGCTCTAGAGGTTCTTGGATTTGTGAAGAAACAAGCGGAGCGCGTGGTTGAGAAAATTTTAAAGGCAGAACCCGACGCTAATGTTGAAACCATTATAAAACAAGCATTAAAAAATTTATAA
- a CDS encoding NADP-dependent malic enzyme: MSEERKRIEALLYHAKPTPGKIEVIPTKKYASQRDLSLAYSPGVAAPCLEIEKDKNLAYKYTAKGNLVAVISNGTAVLGLGNIGPEASKPVMEGKGLLFKIFADINVFDIEVNTENVEEFIQTVKNIAPTFGGINLEDIKAPEAFEIERRLKEELDIPVMHDDQHGTAIISAAALINALELAGKKIEDANIVISGAGAAAISCSRLYQAFGAKRENMVMLDSKGVIRDSRTDLTKEKAEFATHKAIDTLEEAMKNADVFIGLSQPDIVTPEMLLSMAKNPIVFAMANPHPEIKYNIALATRKDIIMATGRSDHPNQVNNVLGFPFIFRGALDVRATKINEAMKMAAVKALAGLAKEPVPEQVNIAYSEKHLTFGKDYIIPKPFDPRLIAEVPPAVAKAAMESGVAQEPITDWDKYRDALLERMGSDNKLIRLLINRAKLDPKRVVFAEADQLSVLKAAQIAYEEGIAHPILLGRKDVIQQLMEEIEFNADVSIIDPKSDEETERKNKYAEVYWERRKRRGITYYSAQKLMRERNYFAAMMVNEGDADALISGYSRNYPTVVKPMLELIGLAKGATKIATTNVMMTKRGPLFLSDTSINIDPSAKDLVKIAQMTSQIIKMFGMKPAMAMTSYSNFGSSGHINASKVREAVAYLHRHYPDMIVDGELQTDFALNEEMLREKFPFSKLIGSKVNALVFPNLDSANITYKLLKELNDSQSIGPIMMGMRKPVHILQLGANVDEIVNMTAIAVIDAQHKENKEL, encoded by the coding sequence ATGAGCGAAGAAAGAAAACGAATAGAAGCCCTTTTATACCACGCAAAACCAACACCCGGAAAAATAGAAGTTATTCCAACAAAAAAATATGCCAGTCAAAGAGATTTATCTTTAGCCTATTCGCCTGGTGTTGCAGCACCTTGCTTAGAGATTGAAAAAGATAAAAACTTGGCTTATAAATACACGGCCAAAGGCAATTTAGTTGCTGTGATTTCTAACGGAACAGCCGTTTTAGGTCTTGGTAATATTGGCCCCGAAGCCTCCAAGCCCGTTATGGAAGGAAAAGGCTTGCTGTTTAAAATTTTCGCAGATATTAATGTGTTTGATATTGAGGTGAATACTGAAAATGTTGAAGAATTTATACAAACTGTAAAAAATATCGCACCCACTTTTGGTGGTATTAATTTAGAGGATATTAAAGCGCCAGAAGCTTTTGAAATAGAGCGTCGCTTAAAAGAAGAGTTGGATATCCCTGTGATGCACGACGATCAGCATGGTACTGCCATAATATCTGCGGCGGCTTTAATTAATGCCTTAGAGCTCGCCGGAAAGAAAATTGAAGATGCCAATATTGTAATAAGCGGCGCAGGAGCAGCAGCGATTTCTTGTTCTCGACTTTATCAAGCCTTTGGGGCAAAACGTGAAAATATGGTCATGTTAGATAGTAAAGGCGTTATAAGAGATAGCAGAACAGATCTTACAAAAGAAAAAGCCGAATTTGCAACACATAAGGCAATAGATACCTTAGAAGAGGCCATGAAGAATGCCGATGTCTTTATTGGGTTATCACAGCCAGATATTGTCACGCCAGAAATGCTTTTAAGTATGGCAAAAAATCCAATTGTGTTTGCTATGGCCAATCCGCATCCAGAAATTAAATACAATATAGCCTTAGCAACACGAAAAGACATCATCATGGCAACTGGACGTAGCGACCACCCTAATCAGGTAAATAATGTGCTTGGGTTTCCATTTATTTTCCGCGGTGCTTTAGATGTGCGGGCCACAAAAATTAATGAAGCCATGAAAATGGCAGCTGTTAAGGCCTTAGCTGGTTTGGCAAAAGAGCCTGTGCCAGAACAAGTAAATATTGCTTATAGCGAAAAACATTTAACCTTTGGTAAAGATTATATTATTCCCAAACCTTTCGATCCGCGTTTAATTGCCGAAGTACCACCAGCAGTGGCAAAAGCTGCGATGGAAAGCGGTGTGGCACAAGAACCTATAACCGATTGGGACAAGTACCGGGATGCTTTGTTAGAGCGTATGGGCTCTGATAATAAGTTGATTAGATTGTTAATAAATAGAGCAAAACTAGACCCCAAACGTGTGGTTTTTGCAGAAGCAGATCAATTATCCGTCCTAAAAGCGGCCCAAATAGCTTATGAAGAAGGTATCGCTCATCCGATATTGCTGGGTAGAAAAGATGTTATTCAACAATTAATGGAAGAGATAGAGTTTAATGCTGATGTCTCTATTATAGACCCCAAATCTGATGAAGAAACCGAGCGTAAAAATAAGTATGCCGAGGTGTATTGGGAGCGCCGTAAGCGCCGTGGAATAACCTATTATTCTGCACAGAAATTAATGAGGGAACGCAACTATTTTGCAGCCATGATGGTTAATGAAGGTGATGCCGACGCCTTAATCTCTGGGTATTCAAGAAATTATCCAACGGTAGTAAAACCCATGTTAGAGCTTATTGGTTTAGCAAAAGGGGCGACAAAAATTGCAACCACAAATGTGATGATGACTAAAAGAGGGCCGCTTTTTCTAAGCGATACCTCTATTAATATCGATCCAAGCGCCAAAGATTTGGTTAAAATTGCACAAATGACCTCGCAAATCATTAAAATGTTTGGTATGAAACCCGCTATGGCCATGACATCGTATTCTAACTTTGGATCTTCGGGCCATATAAATGCATCAAAAGTTCGAGAGGCAGTAGCTTATTTGCATCGTCATTATCCTGATATGATTGTAGATGGTGAATTGCAAACAGATTTTGCTCTAAATGAAGAAATGCTTCGCGAGAAGTTTCCGTTTTCTAAATTAATAGGGAGTAAAGTAAATGCTCTTGTTTTTCCAAACTTAGATTCGGCAAATATTACCTATAAACTACTCAAGGAATTGAACGATTCGCAATCTATAGGTCCCATAATGATGGGTATGCGAAAGCCCGTACATATTTTACAGTTAGGAGCCAATGTCGACGAGATTGTAAACATGACAGCGATTGCAGTCATTGATGCACAGCATAAGGAGAATAAAGAACTGTAA
- the queG gene encoding tRNA epoxyqueuosine(34) reductase QueG, with amino-acid sequence MISSKSNYTKLIKTEAKRLGFLSCGISKAAFLEEEAPRLEAWLNKNMNGEMQYMENHFDKRLDPTKLVEGSKSVVSLLLNYYPVEQQTKDSYKLSKYAYGTDYHFVIKDKLKALLSFIQEEIGEVEGRAFVDSAPVLDKAWAAKSGLGWIGKHSNLLTQRVGSFYFIAELIIDLELDYDLPTTNHCGSCTACIDACPTQAITEPFVVDGSKCISYLTIELKENIPSEFKGKMDDWMFGCDVCQDVCPWNRFSKTHNEPLFNSHPELLSMTKKDWEEITEDTFKKIFKKSPVKRTKYSGLKRNINFLKE; translated from the coding sequence GTGATATCCTCTAAATCCAATTATACAAAACTGATTAAAACCGAAGCTAAACGGCTTGGGTTTTTGTCTTGTGGCATAAGTAAAGCTGCATTTTTAGAAGAGGAGGCACCGCGTTTAGAGGCTTGGTTAAACAAGAACATGAACGGAGAAATGCAGTACATGGAAAATCATTTTGATAAGCGTTTAGATCCTACAAAATTGGTTGAAGGCTCAAAATCTGTAGTGTCTTTACTGCTAAACTACTATCCGGTAGAACAACAAACTAAAGACAGTTATAAGCTGTCTAAATACGCTTATGGTACAGACTATCACTTTGTTATTAAAGACAAGCTTAAAGCACTTTTAAGTTTTATTCAGGAAGAAATAGGCGAGGTTGAGGGAAGGGCCTTTGTCGATTCTGCTCCCGTTTTAGATAAGGCCTGGGCAGCAAAATCGGGTTTGGGTTGGATTGGGAAACACAGCAATTTATTAACGCAACGTGTCGGGTCTTTTTATTTTATAGCCGAGCTTATTATCGATTTAGAGTTGGATTACGATTTGCCTACAACCAATCATTGCGGCAGCTGTACGGCTTGTATTGATGCTTGCCCAACACAGGCTATAACCGAGCCCTTTGTTGTGGATGGTAGTAAATGTATTTCGTATCTCACAATTGAGTTAAAAGAAAATATTCCATCGGAGTTTAAAGGTAAAATGGACGACTGGATGTTTGGTTGCGACGTGTGTCAAGATGTCTGCCCCTGGAACCGTTTTTCAAAAACACATAACGAACCTTTATTCAATTCGCATCCGGAATTACTTTCAATGACAAAAAAAGACTGGGAAGAGATTACAGAGGATACCTTCAAAAAAATATTTAAAAAATCTCCGGTAAAACGCACAAAGTATTCTGGACTAAAAAGAAATATCAATTTTTTAAAAGAGTAG